A section of the Deinococcus hopiensis KR-140 genome encodes:
- a CDS encoding ParA family protein, whose translation MNTATVFNHAGGAGKTSLTRDVGYELARAGNRVLLIDLDPQANLTTWMGVTDVLLEETVQPIATEGRPLPAPRAVHGLHLIPSRVDLALAEAMMPGRIGAVMALRKALRAVEDQYDVVLIDSPPSVGQLAALGALAADQLIVPIPTRHKGLDALPGLQAVLRLYHDLRPDLHVGLYVPTMHDARRSHDREVLEQLRAYLSPLADPVPQREAVWMDSSAAGQPVVLYAPTSPVAQDVRRLSASVAQVLGVPYEVRA comes from the coding sequence GTGAATACCGCGACTGTGTTCAACCACGCGGGCGGGGCGGGCAAGACCAGCCTCACCCGCGACGTCGGCTACGAACTGGCCCGTGCGGGCAACCGCGTCCTGCTCATCGACCTCGATCCACAGGCCAACCTCACCACCTGGATGGGCGTCACGGACGTGCTGCTCGAAGAGACAGTCCAGCCCATCGCCACCGAGGGCAGGCCCCTCCCCGCACCGCGCGCCGTTCACGGCCTGCACCTCATCCCCTCCCGCGTGGACCTCGCCCTCGCCGAGGCGATGATGCCCGGACGGATCGGGGCGGTCATGGCGCTGCGCAAGGCCCTCCGGGCGGTCGAGGACCAGTACGACGTGGTGCTGATCGACAGCCCGCCCAGCGTGGGCCAGCTGGCCGCCCTTGGCGCCCTCGCCGCCGATCAGCTCATCGTCCCCATCCCCACCCGGCACAAGGGCCTGGACGCCCTGCCTGGGCTCCAGGCGGTCCTGCGCCTGTACCACGACCTGCGGCCCGACCTGCACGTTGGCCTGTACGTCCCTACCATGCACGACGCCCGCCGGAGCCACGACCGCGAGGTGCTCGAGCAGCTGCGCGCCTACCTCTCCCCCCTCGCTGACCCCGTGCCCCAGCGGGAGGCCGTGTGGATGGACTCGTCGGCTGCCGGACAGCCGGTGGTCCTCTATGCCCCCACCAGCCCAGTTGCTCAGGATGTGCGGCGCCTCTCCGCCAGCGTTGCGCAGGTTCTGGGCGTGCCCTACGAGGTCCGGGCGTGA
- a CDS encoding ParB/RepB/Spo0J family partition protein: MSRKRPPLKADLGALLGETAALGKAALPTGTLPIGALRPGASQPRRAFSEAGLAELAASMRERGVLQPLLVRPVEDGHEIVAGERRWRAAQLAGLTEVPVVIRTFTDQEARAAALVENLQREDLNIIDEVDGKLDLVAVALGLPREEARSRLIRLTKEEPGEEAEVLTALFAPLRETWTAFAKNKLRVLNWPPTLLGALRGGLPYTLAGVIAAAPEEHHAALIALAQNGASRSNLRAEADRLGKPVPVEETSRATRVAQKLGSRRFLAGLDPQAKKAIDRWLDRMPEPLRQALEAVD, encoded by the coding sequence GTGAGCCGCAAGCGCCCACCCCTGAAGGCGGACCTCGGCGCGCTGCTTGGGGAGACGGCGGCGCTCGGGAAGGCGGCCCTGCCGACCGGCACGCTCCCGATTGGCGCCCTGCGGCCAGGCGCGTCCCAGCCCCGCCGGGCGTTCAGCGAGGCGGGGCTCGCCGAGCTCGCGGCCAGCATGCGGGAGCGCGGCGTCCTCCAGCCGCTGCTGGTGCGCCCGGTGGAGGACGGGCACGAGATCGTCGCCGGGGAGCGGCGGTGGCGCGCCGCCCAGCTGGCGGGGCTGACGGAAGTGCCCGTGGTCATTCGGACGTTCACGGACCAGGAGGCGAGGGCTGCGGCCCTCGTCGAGAACCTTCAGCGCGAGGACCTGAATATCATTGACGAGGTGGACGGGAAGCTCGACCTCGTGGCGGTGGCCCTGGGCCTGCCGCGCGAGGAGGCCCGCTCCCGCCTCATCCGGCTGACCAAGGAGGAGCCGGGCGAGGAGGCCGAGGTCCTCACCGCCCTGTTTGCGCCCCTGCGCGAGACGTGGACGGCCTTCGCCAAGAACAAGCTGCGGGTGCTGAACTGGCCCCCCACGTTGCTCGGGGCCCTGCGCGGCGGTCTCCCCTACACCCTTGCGGGCGTGATCGCCGCTGCGCCCGAGGAGCACCACGCGGCCCTCATCGCGCTGGCGCAGAACGGCGCCAGCCGTTCGAACCTGCGCGCGGAGGCCGATCGGCTGGGCAAGCCGGTGCCCGTGGAGGAGACCTCGCGGGCGACCCGGGTGGCCCAGAAACTCGGGAGTCGCCGCTTCCTCGCAGGCCTCGACCCCCAGGCCAAGAAAGCCATCGACCGCTGGCTCGACAGGATGCCAGAGCCCCTGCGTCAGGCTCTGGAGGCCGTGGACTGA
- a CDS encoding FAD-dependent oxidoreductase, whose product MTVTQRRHAIVMGASMAGLLAARVLAETYAQVTLLERDECSAHATARKGVPQSQQPHALLLRGKQILEELYPGLEAELHAQGALSGDMTHATRIVAGDTYLAKSHSGLPLLFATRPLIEAAVRTRTLTLPNVRLRAGTSVKGFVSVGDRAAVGGVRVRTADGAEEDLMGDLVVDATGRGSRTPAWLKELGFARPRESRLPVNVTYTSRFYRRSPEHLGGDLMLVTLPNQPKDRRVMGCFAAEGDRWHVFLTGWHGEHAPPNDAGVLEFARSLEHPDLAAFLSSLEPVSDYAVHRYPANVRHHYEELRRFPRGLIVIGDALCSFNPSSAQGMTVAALEALALRTALRGTRDLDAVRRRYFRLADRALTLPWSVVTGSDGSYPEANWPQPPASRVLGRYLNRVQQAAVYDGAVSRTFFQVGQMVRSPAALFAPTFVLRVLRARAPSRAPQASPPAVQPNL is encoded by the coding sequence ATGACCGTTACGCAACGTCGGCACGCCATCGTCATGGGCGCGAGCATGGCGGGGCTGTTGGCCGCCCGCGTTCTCGCCGAAACCTACGCCCAAGTCACCCTGCTGGAGCGCGATGAATGTTCCGCGCACGCCACCGCACGCAAGGGCGTTCCCCAGTCGCAGCAGCCCCACGCGCTGCTGCTGCGGGGAAAACAGATTCTGGAGGAGCTGTACCCCGGCCTGGAAGCCGAACTGCACGCGCAGGGGGCCCTGAGCGGCGACATGACGCACGCAACGCGCATCGTGGCGGGAGACACGTACCTCGCCAAGTCCCACAGTGGCCTGCCCCTGCTGTTCGCCACGCGGCCTCTGATCGAGGCGGCGGTGCGCACCCGTACCCTCACGCTGCCGAACGTGCGACTGAGGGCCGGCACTTCCGTCAAGGGCTTCGTCTCTGTCGGGGACCGCGCCGCTGTAGGTGGGGTACGGGTGCGCACGGCGGACGGTGCGGAAGAAGACCTGATGGGCGACCTCGTCGTGGACGCCACAGGGCGTGGATCGCGCACGCCCGCCTGGCTGAAGGAGCTCGGCTTCGCCCGTCCGCGTGAGTCCCGCCTGCCGGTCAACGTCACGTACACGTCGCGCTTCTACCGCCGCTCCCCGGAGCACCTCGGCGGTGACCTGATGCTCGTGACCCTTCCCAACCAGCCGAAAGACCGGCGGGTCATGGGCTGTTTTGCGGCGGAAGGGGACCGCTGGCACGTGTTTCTGACCGGGTGGCACGGCGAACACGCTCCTCCCAACGACGCGGGCGTTCTGGAGTTCGCCCGGAGCCTGGAACATCCGGATCTGGCCGCCTTCCTGAGCAGTCTGGAGCCGGTGTCGGACTACGCGGTCCACAGATACCCGGCGAATGTCCGCCACCACTACGAGGAGCTGCGGCGCTTTCCGCGCGGCCTGATCGTGATTGGGGACGCGCTGTGCAGCTTCAATCCGTCTTCGGCCCAGGGTATGACAGTTGCGGCCCTGGAGGCGCTGGCCCTGCGGACCGCACTCCGCGGAACCCGGGACCTGGACGCCGTGCGGCGCAGGTATTTCCGCCTTGCAGACCGTGCACTCACCTTGCCGTGGAGCGTGGTCACCGGCAGCGACGGCAGCTACCCGGAAGCCAACTGGCCCCAGCCGCCCGCGAGCCGCGTCCTGGGCAGGTATCTGAACCGCGTTCAACAGGCCGCCGTGTACGACGGCGCGGTGTCCAGAACCTTTTTCCAGGTGGGGCAGATGGTGCGGTCACCGGCGGCGCTGTTCGCGCCCACCTTCGTGCTGCGGGTCCTGCGCGCCCGGGCGCCCAGCAGGGCGCCCCAGGCTAGCCCGCCCGCCGTCCAGCCCAACCTTTAG
- a CDS encoding GAF domain-containing protein translates to MTHPQHVLVPAALASVLDTIDDPFFTLDLDGQFTYANAAAARMVRLTPPELIGRSLERDFAHAFSAKWLEESRRAREENRPIRYDAFNPSYGGWVQVQVVPNASGIGVYLQNITQQHHTAALQRFTVALSQIVRSEDVVKLLIREAVTAAGAYMGALVAPSQDGQHLHLLDEVGYTPELRARFERFPLSLGIPPCDAAIRRTPVFVSGSTFDEVYPGSVGVRAEATRSLAALPLMLEDELWGVLCLSFQEVRQFGEAERQFLDTLVEQATQALTRVRLSAHLQEQAELLSTLNRVNQLVSAELRLDRLVQAVTDAGVELTGAQFGAFFYNVVNERQESYTLYTLSGVPREAFARFPMPRNTQVFGPTFAGEGVVRVADITQDPRYGKNAPYHGMPQGHLPVRSYLAVPVTSRSGEVLGGLFFGHPEPEVFTERAEHLVVGLAAQTAVAVDNARLYQQLHDSHNLLERRVEERTRELQERTQELERSNAELEKFAYVASHDLQEPLRTITSFSELIDRRYSEVLDDRGRQYLRLVSGGAQRMKVLIDDLLVFSRLNAVREPHAAVALDGPLNEALQRLHAALEQGRATVTHGLLPTIVGNPSELTQLFQNLIGNAVKFRREGVAPEIHVSAVNEGKVWHITVQDNGIGFEPEYAERVFQIFQRLHVRDEYEGNGMGLAIVKKIVEHHRGRIWVESTPGSGSTFHLMFPSAETA, encoded by the coding sequence ATGACCCACCCTCAGCACGTCCTCGTTCCGGCGGCGTTGGCTTCCGTGCTGGACACCATCGACGATCCTTTCTTCACGCTTGACCTGGACGGGCAGTTTACGTACGCCAACGCCGCCGCTGCGCGCATGGTGCGCCTGACACCACCTGAACTGATCGGCCGGTCTCTGGAAAGGGACTTCGCGCACGCCTTCAGTGCCAAATGGCTTGAGGAGAGCCGCCGCGCGCGCGAGGAGAACCGCCCCATCCGCTACGACGCTTTCAATCCTTCCTACGGCGGCTGGGTCCAGGTCCAGGTGGTCCCGAACGCCTCGGGTATCGGCGTTTACCTGCAGAACATCACGCAGCAGCACCATACGGCAGCCTTACAGCGGTTCACCGTGGCGCTTTCCCAGATCGTCCGGTCCGAAGACGTCGTGAAACTCCTGATCCGCGAAGCGGTCACCGCCGCCGGCGCGTATATGGGCGCCCTCGTCGCACCCTCGCAAGATGGGCAACATCTCCACCTCCTCGACGAGGTGGGCTACACGCCGGAACTCCGCGCCCGGTTCGAGCGCTTCCCGCTGTCTCTTGGGATTCCTCCGTGTGACGCCGCCATACGGCGAACCCCTGTGTTCGTGAGCGGGAGCACGTTCGATGAGGTCTATCCCGGTTCTGTGGGCGTACGCGCCGAGGCCACGCGAAGTCTCGCCGCCCTTCCCCTCATGCTGGAGGACGAACTGTGGGGCGTGTTGTGCCTGAGTTTTCAGGAAGTCCGCCAGTTCGGTGAAGCTGAACGCCAGTTTCTGGACACGCTCGTCGAGCAGGCCACGCAGGCACTGACGCGCGTCCGGCTCTCCGCCCACCTGCAGGAGCAGGCAGAGCTGTTGAGCACGCTCAACCGGGTCAACCAACTCGTGTCGGCCGAACTTCGCCTCGACCGGTTGGTCCAGGCCGTTACCGACGCGGGCGTCGAACTCACCGGAGCGCAGTTCGGAGCGTTTTTCTACAACGTCGTGAACGAACGCCAGGAGAGCTATACCCTCTACACCCTCTCCGGCGTTCCGCGCGAAGCGTTCGCCCGTTTTCCCATGCCGCGCAACACCCAGGTCTTCGGTCCCACATTCGCCGGGGAAGGCGTGGTGCGCGTCGCCGACATTACCCAGGATCCCCGCTACGGGAAAAACGCTCCCTATCACGGGATGCCGCAGGGGCATCTGCCCGTCCGCAGTTACCTGGCGGTCCCCGTCACCTCGCGTTCTGGAGAGGTACTGGGCGGGCTCTTTTTCGGCCATCCTGAGCCGGAGGTGTTCACCGAGCGTGCCGAGCACCTCGTCGTTGGCCTCGCGGCGCAAACTGCGGTCGCGGTCGACAATGCGCGGCTCTATCAGCAGCTGCACGACAGTCACAACCTGCTGGAGCGCCGGGTGGAGGAGCGCACCAGAGAACTGCAGGAGCGCACGCAGGAACTTGAGCGTAGCAATGCTGAACTCGAGAAGTTCGCGTATGTGGCGTCGCACGACTTGCAGGAACCGCTGCGGACCATCACGAGCTTCTCCGAGCTGATCGACCGCAGGTACAGTGAAGTGCTGGACGACCGGGGCCGGCAGTATCTGCGCCTGGTCAGCGGCGGCGCACAGCGGATGAAGGTTCTGATCGACGACCTGCTGGTGTTCTCGCGCCTCAACGCCGTGCGCGAACCTCACGCTGCCGTCGCGCTTGACGGGCCGCTGAATGAGGCCCTCCAGCGCCTTCACGCCGCTCTGGAACAGGGCCGTGCCACCGTCACGCACGGTCTCCTGCCCACAATCGTCGGGAATCCATCCGAGCTCACGCAGCTCTTTCAGAACTTGATCGGCAACGCGGTCAAATTCCGCCGTGAGGGGGTGGCGCCTGAGATTCACGTCAGCGCCGTGAATGAGGGTAAGGTGTGGCACATCACGGTGCAGGACAACGGCATCGGATTTGAGCCTGAGTACGCTGAGCGCGTCTTCCAGATTTTTCAGCGTCTCCACGTACGGGATGAGTATGAAGGCAACGGAATGGGGTTGGCCATCGTGAAGAAAATCGTCGAGCACCACAGGGGCCGCATCTGGGTGGAATCCACCCCAGGCAGCGGAAGCACCTTTCACCTCATGTTCCCCTCAGCGGAGACGGCGTGA
- a CDS encoding S8 family serine peptidase, protein MLLTLTLATACSNVPPASQAQGTPERFGHVAIVPLQSSDTPEDLAQIVGGTVLEWNDCAAGEHCSALVGLNHDLKAQSVGALKGRDIYVEPNRDVFGGGGAMTATMGGKISMWSGGKISMWSGGKISMWSGGVFAPLPENTALWKKINLEQGQLLAPRLGAGVTVAVIDSGIDLAHPAFEGALSDPGTWRDFYSNDGVPQEEGTFGVGAYGHGTNVAGIVLQVAPQAKIMPLRALGPDGSGDVVMIAQAIDWAVARGAQIINLSLGSTEVSKVVQEALQRASDQGVLVVSSAGNEDRNKITYPAAVAETREVGNSSLSVGSVDLNDLKSSFSNYASNLEMVAPGEQVYAPAPEGRMAAWSGTSMAAPMASGALALALSAGAGPAGLTNLVKQTAANVYSNGANAAYAGKLGEQGRLDLKAFLSSAVH, encoded by the coding sequence ATGCTGCTCACACTTACGCTCGCCACTGCTTGCTCCAATGTGCCGCCAGCGTCACAAGCGCAGGGAACTCCCGAGCGCTTCGGGCATGTTGCGATCGTTCCATTGCAAAGCAGTGACACGCCTGAGGACTTGGCGCAGATCGTTGGCGGCACCGTCCTGGAGTGGAACGATTGCGCTGCTGGCGAGCACTGTTCCGCGCTCGTCGGGTTGAATCATGACCTGAAGGCGCAAAGCGTGGGTGCGCTGAAAGGCCGAGACATCTACGTCGAGCCCAACCGCGATGTCTTCGGGGGTGGGGGTGCCATGACGGCGACCATGGGCGGCAAGATCTCCATGTGGTCCGGTGGAAAAATTTCGATGTGGTCTGGCGGCAAGATCTCCATGTGGTCCGGCGGTGTGTTTGCTCCCCTCCCTGAGAACACCGCGCTGTGGAAGAAAATCAACCTGGAACAGGGACAGTTGCTCGCGCCCCGGCTAGGTGCGGGCGTGACCGTCGCTGTGATCGACTCGGGCATTGACCTGGCACACCCGGCATTTGAAGGAGCGCTCAGCGACCCTGGAACCTGGCGCGACTTTTACAGCAACGACGGTGTTCCTCAGGAAGAAGGAACGTTCGGCGTTGGTGCGTATGGCCATGGGACCAATGTGGCTGGCATCGTGCTGCAGGTTGCTCCACAGGCGAAAATTATGCCGCTGCGTGCGCTCGGGCCGGACGGCTCTGGCGACGTGGTGATGATCGCCCAGGCCATCGACTGGGCTGTTGCGCGGGGAGCGCAGATTATCAATCTGAGTCTCGGCAGTACGGAAGTCTCCAAAGTGGTGCAGGAGGCCTTGCAGCGTGCCTCGGATCAGGGTGTTCTCGTGGTTTCCTCCGCTGGAAACGAGGACCGCAACAAGATCACCTATCCCGCAGCGGTGGCGGAAACCAGAGAAGTTGGGAACAGCAGCCTCAGCGTCGGCAGCGTGGATCTGAACGACCTGAAGTCGAGCTTTTCCAACTACGCCTCCAATCTGGAGATGGTGGCGCCGGGAGAGCAGGTGTATGCGCCCGCGCCTGAGGGCCGCATGGCGGCCTGGAGCGGCACCTCGATGGCCGCCCCCATGGCCAGCGGAGCGCTGGCCCTGGCCCTGAGCGCGGGTGCGGGCCCTGCCGGCCTGACCAACCTCGTCAAGCAGACGGCAGCGAACGTCTACAGCAATGGTGCCAACGCGGCGTACGCCGGCAAGCTGGGCGAGCAAGGGCGCCTGGACCTGAAGGCCTTTCTGAGCAGCGCCGTGCACTAA
- a CDS encoding IS110 family transposase, with translation MLVLGMDVGKRELYACLQQGSTSSPAILGRRGPVANTAGGWAQLTTWVEKQAKGDTVHMVMGATNVYWERPAHHFHFRRVSFQVSVVTPAQIKCFALLVLRRGKTAAMDAEIIAWYGLVMQSAVWTPLAQVRTELKQLTRERETVLARRTQENNHLIALKDMEHASLLALSLPQGRLELLQRQVDEIEAALNVLVQQDAHLAQQLKLLLSVPGFALILAITAIAETEGFAQLTTGKEISAAVGMVPAPQQSGACQGRGRIFKTGNARLRRMAYLSALGASKSHSRLRTYDRSLRETGKPAKVALIALVRKRLCTELAVVRSGKPYDDAFLRPHGGAGPTSPQDLTPAR, from the coding sequence ATGCTGGTTCTCGGAATGGATGTTGGAAAACGTGAACTCTATGCCTGTCTGCAACAGGGATCCACGTCATCACCCGCCATCCTCGGTCGTCGAGGCCCAGTCGCCAATACAGCTGGCGGATGGGCGCAGCTGACGACGTGGGTGGAGAAGCAAGCCAAAGGAGACACAGTCCACATGGTCATGGGGGCGACCAATGTGTACTGGGAGCGTCCTGCGCACCATTTTCATTTTCGCCGTGTTAGTTTCCAGGTGAGCGTCGTCACCCCAGCTCAAATCAAATGTTTTGCCCTGTTGGTCTTGCGACGTGGAAAGACGGCTGCCATGGACGCTGAAATCATCGCGTGGTACGGCCTCGTCATGCAGTCAGCAGTATGGACACCTCTGGCTCAGGTGAGGACTGAGCTCAAGCAATTGACGCGAGAACGGGAGACCGTGCTGGCCCGACGTACTCAGGAGAACAACCACCTGATCGCGTTGAAAGATATGGAGCACGCCTCTTTGCTGGCACTTTCTCTGCCTCAGGGGCGTTTGGAACTGCTCCAGCGCCAGGTCGATGAAATTGAAGCAGCGCTGAACGTGCTTGTCCAGCAGGACGCCCATCTGGCGCAGCAACTGAAGTTGCTGCTCAGTGTCCCTGGATTCGCGTTGATCTTGGCAATCACGGCCATCGCGGAAACCGAGGGCTTTGCCCAATTGACGACCGGGAAGGAAATTTCAGCGGCGGTGGGAATGGTTCCAGCGCCGCAACAATCGGGAGCCTGTCAAGGTCGAGGGAGGATCTTCAAAACAGGGAATGCCAGACTGCGGCGGATGGCGTATCTCTCCGCGCTGGGGGCGTCAAAATCACACAGCCGCTTACGGACGTACGACCGCAGTTTGAGGGAAACGGGGAAGCCAGCCAAAGTGGCCTTGATCGCCTTGGTGCGCAAACGGCTCTGTACCGAATTGGCGGTCGTACGGTCCGGGAAGCCATACGATGACGCGTTTCTTCGTCCCCACGGCGGTGCTGGCCCCACATCACCGCAGGACTTGACCCCAGCCCGGTGA
- a CDS encoding Ig-like domain-containing protein: MTRRLTFSTLLLTALLSACTTGGTGGPPSIKSIELTPASASVGVGGTVTLSATARDGQGKVVPNVAFLWKSSSETVAKVAGGVVTGLSAGMAGITASADGVTGPAANVTVTGTQPQPNGNFDLNLSGDKLPIVTGTAASLTVNVTRKNGFTGAVTLSLGGLPDGASAAPITLAPDQASATVTVGAAANAPHSQPTAVTLSAAATGAATVMKALTVTVRGPAGSLDTTFGAGGIAVTPVGAGEDVPYAVAAQPDGGLTVVGSSASNVSDDFTVVRYTRDGALDATFGSGGKVSIDFAGKADIARAVAHQSDGKIVVVGGVTNAGNEERFGVARLNANGTLDSSFGQGGKVVTAFAGSGADRASAVLVQPDGSIVVGGHASLSSSASGMDFALARYTAVGVLDASFGNGGQVITAMTPGGAADAVHALALQGGKIIAAGGEGDFKAARYTASGTLDASFGTGGKVSSVFGGSVATVSGIALDAQNRLVLAGQSQNDTAAVRLSENGALDTTFGDGGKKIIAVNPDNWDAAQGVSVQADGKVVLGGWVYGVGSQSNFAVTRLNAGGQLDTGFGQGGTTVTPVAPGVKPDEVRALALQTDDRIPATRIVAVGVRNDSNQDFALTRYWP; the protein is encoded by the coding sequence ATGACCAGACGACTGACCTTCAGCACACTGCTTCTCACCGCCCTGCTCTCGGCCTGCACCACGGGCGGCACCGGCGGGCCGCCCAGCATCAAAAGCATCGAACTCACCCCGGCGAGCGCCAGCGTGGGGGTCGGGGGAACGGTGACCCTCAGCGCCACCGCAAGGGACGGACAGGGCAAGGTCGTCCCCAACGTCGCCTTTCTCTGGAAGTCGAGCAGCGAGACCGTGGCAAAGGTGGCGGGAGGCGTCGTGACCGGCCTGAGTGCCGGAATGGCGGGCATTACCGCCAGCGCAGATGGCGTGACGGGTCCAGCGGCGAACGTGACCGTCACCGGAACGCAGCCCCAGCCCAACGGCAACTTCGACCTGAACCTGTCCGGGGACAAGCTGCCCATCGTCACGGGAACGGCCGCCAGCCTCACCGTGAACGTCACGCGCAAGAACGGCTTTACCGGGGCCGTGACGCTGAGCCTGGGCGGCCTGCCCGACGGGGCGAGCGCCGCCCCCATTACCCTGGCGCCAGACCAGGCGAGCGCCACAGTCACGGTGGGCGCAGCGGCCAACGCCCCGCATTCGCAGCCCACCGCCGTCACCCTGAGCGCAGCGGCGACGGGCGCAGCCACCGTCATGAAGGCCCTGACCGTCACGGTGCGCGGCCCGGCAGGCAGTCTGGACACCACCTTCGGCGCGGGCGGTATCGCCGTCACGCCGGTCGGCGCGGGTGAGGACGTTCCCTACGCGGTGGCCGCGCAGCCCGACGGCGGGTTGACCGTGGTGGGCAGCAGCGCGAGCAACGTCTCCGACGACTTTACCGTGGTGCGCTACACCCGCGACGGCGCGCTCGACGCGACCTTTGGGAGTGGCGGCAAGGTCAGCATCGACTTCGCGGGGAAAGCGGACATCGCCCGCGCGGTCGCCCACCAGAGTGACGGCAAGATCGTGGTCGTGGGCGGAGTGACGAATGCTGGAAACGAGGAGCGCTTCGGTGTGGCCCGGCTGAACGCGAACGGCACCCTTGACAGCAGTTTCGGACAGGGCGGCAAGGTCGTGACCGCTTTTGCGGGCAGCGGTGCGGACCGGGCCTCGGCGGTCCTCGTGCAACCGGACGGCAGCATTGTCGTGGGAGGGCACGCAAGCCTCTCCAGCAGCGCCTCGGGGATGGATTTCGCCCTCGCGCGGTACACCGCTGTGGGGGTTCTGGACGCCTCGTTCGGCAACGGCGGCCAGGTCATCACCGCCATGACCCCGGGAGGTGCGGCGGACGCCGTCCACGCCCTCGCGCTTCAGGGCGGCAAGATCATCGCGGCGGGCGGCGAAGGCGACTTCAAGGCCGCGCGGTACACGGCGTCGGGAACCTTGGACGCCTCTTTCGGTACGGGCGGCAAGGTGAGTTCCGTCTTTGGAGGCAGCGTCGCCACGGTCAGTGGCATCGCGTTGGACGCGCAAAACCGACTGGTGCTCGCCGGGCAGAGCCAGAACGACACCGCCGCCGTGCGCCTGAGCGAGAACGGCGCTTTGGACACCACCTTCGGGGATGGCGGCAAGAAGATCATCGCGGTCAATCCGGACAACTGGGATGCCGCTCAGGGAGTCAGCGTACAGGCGGACGGCAAGGTCGTGCTGGGGGGCTGGGTGTACGGCGTGGGCTCGCAGAGCAATTTCGCTGTGACGCGGCTGAACGCGGGTGGGCAGCTTGATACCGGCTTTGGGCAGGGCGGAACGACCGTGACCCCCGTGGCTCCCGGCGTCAAGCCGGACGAGGTCCGGGCGCTCGCACTGCAGACCGACGACCGGATTCCCGCTACCCGCATCGTGGCGGTGGGCGTACGCAACGATTCCAACCAGGACTTCGCCCTGACCCGCTACTGGCCCTGA
- a CDS encoding response regulator, with the protein MTAPVDVLLMEDSEGDVLLVEEAVADFSPPVRLRVVDDGEQALRLLDDPTYGPPRLILMDVNTPRKGALEVLAELRQRPEWLAVPVVVYSSSSHPRDALRAYEAGANAYLAKPMMLTAFCELVQSTLQFWLSTVPVTERSVREAAPD; encoded by the coding sequence GTGACGGCACCCGTGGACGTCTTGTTGATGGAGGACAGCGAAGGGGATGTGCTGCTGGTGGAGGAAGCCGTAGCCGACTTCTCGCCCCCGGTGCGCCTGAGGGTGGTGGATGACGGCGAGCAAGCGCTGCGCCTCCTGGACGATCCAACGTATGGTCCCCCCCGGTTGATCCTGATGGACGTGAATACACCCCGGAAGGGCGCTTTGGAGGTCCTGGCGGAGTTACGGCAACGGCCGGAGTGGTTGGCCGTGCCCGTCGTGGTCTACAGCAGTTCGTCCCATCCGCGCGACGCCCTACGGGCCTACGAGGCAGGAGCAAACGCGTATCTCGCCAAGCCCATGATGCTGACCGCCTTCTGCGAGCTGGTGCAAAGCACGCTTCAGTTCTGGCTTTCCACGGTGCCTGTGACCGAGCGCTCCGTCCGGGAAGCGGCGCCAGACTGA